A region from the Methanofollis liminatans DSM 4140 genome encodes:
- a CDS encoding shikimate kinase, with protein MKVVLTGYRGTGKTTVGRLLARRLGLPFIDTDAEIERLAGASIPAIFASAGEEGFRTLEREVIAGLSDVEGVISAGGGAVLDPANVAAFRKGGIVVLLEASAETICGRIGGSDRPPLTALSPEEEVGALLAARRPFYRRAADFCVDTGTSQPGEVAFAVLALLKGRRRDRAGFAGFEMPEGEAGRLAALRDTTRLYAIAGHPCLHSQSPPLWNALFERYAIDAHYTWLGHPDFGAILEGAQALGVQGLSVTIPHKEAALAAADLADPHAEAIGAANTLLLRCGEVSASNTDWTGVRRPLEGVPPGPAVVLGAGGAAAAAVYALLDLGCEVTVLARNVDAAKALASRFGCGAGSLQDFGRIRPAIVVHATPVGMAGDPRSLLSPGDLDPSMTVFDLVYTPAKTPLLRAAAARGCLTIPGTEMFVYQACEQFLHMTGIAVEPGIVREVLEK; from the coding sequence ATGAAGGTGGTGCTGACCGGCTACCGGGGCACGGGCAAGACGACCGTCGGCAGACTGCTCGCCCGCCGTCTCGGCCTCCCCTTCATCGATACCGATGCCGAGATCGAACGGCTGGCCGGGGCGTCGATACCGGCGATCTTTGCCTCGGCCGGGGAGGAAGGATTCAGGACGCTGGAGCGCGAGGTGATCGCAGGGCTCTCCGATGTCGAGGGCGTGATCAGCGCCGGCGGCGGGGCGGTGCTCGACCCGGCGAATGTCGCCGCCTTCAGGAAGGGGGGGATCGTCGTCCTCCTTGAAGCCTCCGCAGAAACGATCTGCGGGCGGATCGGCGGTTCTGACCGCCCGCCCCTCACCGCCCTCTCGCCTGAGGAGGAGGTAGGGGCGCTTCTTGCGGCACGCCGCCCCTTCTACCGTCGGGCGGCCGATTTCTGCGTCGATACCGGCACATCTCAGCCTGGCGAGGTCGCCTTCGCCGTGCTTGCCCTCCTCAAGGGGCGGCGGCGCGACCGGGCAGGTTTTGCCGGGTTCGAGATGCCCGAAGGTGAGGCCGGGCGGCTTGCGGCCCTCCGGGACACGACCCGCCTCTATGCGATCGCCGGTCACCCCTGTCTCCACAGCCAAAGCCCGCCGCTCTGGAACGCCCTCTTCGAGCGCTACGCCATCGATGCGCACTATACCTGGCTCGGGCACCCTGACTTCGGGGCGATCCTGGAGGGGGCACAGGCCCTCGGCGTGCAGGGGCTTTCGGTGACGATCCCGCACAAGGAGGCGGCCCTTGCCGCGGCCGATCTGGCCGATCCCCATGCGGAGGCGATCGGCGCCGCGAACACCCTCCTGCTCAGGTGCGGTGAGGTCTCGGCCTCGAACACCGACTGGACCGGGGTGCGCCGCCCGCTGGAGGGGGTGCCGCCCGGCCCGGCGGTCGTGCTCGGCGCCGGGGGTGCAGCGGCCGCCGCTGTCTACGCCCTCCTCGACCTCGGGTGCGAGGTGACGGTGCTCGCCCGGAATGTGGATGCGGCAAAGGCGCTCGCCTCCCGTTTCGGCTGTGGCGCCGGCTCTCTCCAGGACTTCGGAAGGATCAGGCCGGCGATCGTCGTCCATGCCACGCCGGTCGGGATGGCGGGCGATCCCCGCTCGCTCCTCTCTCCCGGCGACCTCGACCCCTCGATGACCGTCTTCGACCTCGTCTACACCCCGGCAAAGACCCCGCTCCTGCGGGCGGCCGCCGCCCGCGGCTGCCTGACGATCCCGGGCACCGAGATGTTTGTCTATCAGGCCTGCGAACAGTTCCTCCATATGACCGGCATTGCGGTGGAGCCCGGGATTGTCAGGGAGGTGCTTGAAAAATGA
- the aroA gene encoding 3-phosphoshikimate 1-carboxyvinyltransferase — translation MEVNLSRRSGVEIRVAAPPSKSLTHRALVAAALADGVSEILRPLASEDTTLTSQGLRALGVAVEANGDGLSVRGCGGRFQTRGPVTLDLRNSGTSLRLLAGVATLSTFPVTLTGSARMQERPVGPLGDAIAALGGEVGYTVRPGYPPITVRGPARGGAAVIRGDISSQFVSSLLMAAPCWEDGLDLTLIPPLVSVSYLDLTAAVMRSFGVEIMREGEHFSVSPGVYRRRIYAVEGDWSSASYFFAIGAVCGGRVVVENLDPASLQGDRLFVEALEMMGASVRYGEDGIVLESNGDLDGIEADMAAAPDTVQTLAAVAAFARGPTRITGIAHLRYKESDRIAAIERVLGSVGARVVVEEDAVTITPGPLHGATVDPENDHRTAMSAAVIGLGAGGVRVTGAGCVDKSFPQFWNVLQEAGLL, via the coding sequence TTGGAGGTGAACCTCTCCCGGCGGTCGGGCGTGGAGATCCGCGTTGCGGCCCCGCCCTCGAAGAGCCTCACCCACCGCGCCCTCGTCGCCGCCGCCCTTGCCGATGGTGTCTCTGAAATCCTGCGCCCGCTGGCCTCCGAGGACACCACCCTCACCAGCCAGGGCCTCCGGGCCCTCGGTGTGGCGGTTGAGGCGAACGGCGACGGTCTCTCGGTCAGGGGATGCGGCGGACGGTTCCAGACCCGCGGCCCGGTCACGCTCGACCTGCGGAACTCGGGCACAAGCCTGCGCCTCCTTGCCGGCGTTGCGACCCTCTCCACCTTCCCGGTCACCCTGACCGGGAGCGCCAGGATGCAGGAACGCCCGGTCGGACCCCTGGGAGATGCGATCGCCGCCCTGGGGGGCGAGGTCGGCTATACGGTGCGTCCAGGCTACCCGCCGATCACCGTCCGCGGTCCGGCGAGGGGCGGCGCCGCCGTGATCAGGGGCGATATCTCAAGCCAGTTCGTCTCCTCCCTCCTGATGGCCGCCCCCTGCTGGGAGGATGGGCTTGACCTCACCCTCATCCCCCCGCTGGTTTCTGTGTCATACCTCGACCTGACGGCGGCGGTGATGAGGTCGTTCGGCGTCGAAATTATGCGGGAGGGCGAGCATTTTTCCGTGTCGCCCGGCGTCTACCGCCGCCGGATCTATGCGGTCGAGGGCGACTGGTCCTCGGCCTCGTATTTCTTTGCGATCGGGGCGGTCTGCGGCGGCCGGGTCGTCGTCGAGAACCTGGATCCTGCATCCCTGCAGGGCGACCGGCTTTTCGTCGAGGCGCTGGAGATGATGGGGGCGTCGGTCAGGTACGGCGAGGACGGGATCGTCCTGGAGTCCAATGGTGACCTCGACGGGATCGAGGCAGATATGGCCGCCGCCCCTGATACCGTTCAGACCCTTGCGGCCGTTGCGGCCTTCGCCCGCGGGCCGACGCGGATCACCGGCATCGCCCACCTGCGGTATAAGGAGAGCGACCGCATCGCGGCGATCGAGCGGGTGCTTGGCAGCGTCGGCGCCCGGGTGGTGGTGGAGGAGGACGCCGTCACCATCACCCCCGGCCCCCTGCACGGTGCGACGGTGGACCCGGAGAACGACCACCGCACGGCGATGAGCGCCGCCGTGATCGGCCTTGGCGCCGGGGGGGTGCGCGTGACAGGCGCCGGGTGCGTGGACAAGTCCTTCCCCCAATTCTGGAACGTCCTCCAGGAGGCCGGGCTCCTATGA
- a CDS encoding prephenate dehydratase translates to MPGRPLKLAALGPEGTFSHTLAVRLADEVILLPTIGAVFAHVAAGLGDGLVPIENSEAGGVGPTLDGLLAHPVFVTGEVYLPVRHHLASFVKKEEINLLYVHPQTHEQCSRLTDALGVEVVHTPSNAASARAVLPGSRAAAITTREAAFRAGVPVIEQNIQDAAENTTRFVVISKRPYVGEDAVKCSVLLDPRTDRTGLLADLLAVFARLEINLTRIESRPAKRGIGRYVFFLDGEAVPQWGEALKGLAALTEVKPFGCYPRLEVGDWR, encoded by the coding sequence ATGCCTGGCAGACCATTGAAACTCGCCGCCCTCGGCCCTGAGGGGACGTTCTCCCACACCCTCGCCGTGCGCCTCGCGGACGAGGTGATCCTCCTCCCGACGATCGGGGCGGTCTTCGCCCATGTCGCCGCAGGTCTGGGTGACGGCCTCGTCCCGATCGAGAACAGCGAGGCCGGAGGTGTCGGCCCTACTCTCGACGGACTTCTGGCGCACCCCGTGTTCGTCACCGGCGAGGTCTATCTCCCGGTCCGTCATCATCTTGCCTCGTTTGTGAAAAAAGAGGAGATCAATCTGCTCTATGTCCATCCCCAGACCCATGAGCAATGCTCCCGTCTGACCGACGCCCTCGGGGTGGAGGTGGTCCATACACCCTCGAATGCGGCGAGCGCCCGGGCGGTGCTGCCCGGCAGTCGTGCAGCGGCGATCACGACGCGGGAGGCGGCGTTCCGCGCCGGCGTCCCCGTGATCGAGCAGAACATTCAGGACGCCGCGGAGAACACCACCAGGTTCGTGGTCATCTCAAAGCGGCCGTATGTGGGGGAGGATGCGGTCAAGTGTTCGGTCCTCCTCGACCCGAGGACCGACCGCACCGGCCTGCTCGCCGATCTCCTTGCGGTGTTCGCGCGGCTGGAGATCAACCTCACCAGGATCGAGTCCCGCCCGGCGAAACGCGGGATCGGGCGCTACGTCTTCTTCCTGGACGGCGAGGCGGTGCCGCAGTGGGGGGAGGCGCTGAAGGGCCTCGCAGCCCTCACCGAGGTGAAGCCCTTCGGCTGCTACCCACGTCTGGAGGTGGGCGATTGGAGGTGA